Proteins from a genomic interval of Bombyx mori chromosome 8, ASM3026992v2:
- the LOC101737579 gene encoding putative inorganic phosphate cotransporter, protein MVDEKKFAKMLRREPGRLSVSAKKFGFGIRHVQMICMSFCMIALYMARSSLGVAILAMTDVSRKNDTNVEVYNWDKKTQGLILSSFFWGYMTMQIPAGLLAKKYGGKPILLVALLANGSLCVLLPTVASLGGWPMICLCRVLMGLTQACLFPASHTLLGRWLPANERTTLAGVVYGGAQMGTIIAMPVSGVLAETAMGWKLIFYATGGSMFVTAGLWFWFSASSPEEHPMMSEEEKYYIEMGLNMSTAFHMGNRPTPWKEMLKTGPLWAITVSHIANTVAFVLFFVDLPTYLEMAMQISLKNSALLSALPYFGMWVGSIASSIICEKIYNRGLLSIGACRKIFNSLGLFGTGAGLIVLAFMGPEHKNIAIATVVALLTMCGCTSAGFMVNHLDLSPHFAGVMLSITNFAGSIGSILTPVGTSLILRNDSSDISSWRIVFLATSAICVTANIIYLIFGSGERQPWDRPDWGNRNKSDAEEIRPVLTMKHLNVEEQEKTAEP, encoded by the exons AATTCGGCTTCGGCATTCGTCATGTACAGATGATATGCATGTCTTTCTGCATGATAGCTTTGTACATGGCGCGCAGCAGTCTTGGAGTCGCGATTCTGGCCATGACCGATGTTTCTAGAAAGAATGATACTAACGTTGAG GTTTACAACTGGGACAAGAAGACTCAAGGTCTAATATTGTCATCGTTCTTCTGGGGCTACATGACTATGCAGATACCAGCTGGACTCCTCGCAAAGAAGTATGGGGGAAAACCAATACTGCTGGTCGCATTGTTAGCAAATGGGTCACTTTGCGTGCTGTTGCCAACGGTCGCTAGTTTg GGAGGTTGGCCGATGATATGCCTCTGTCGAGTACTCATGGGCTTAACGCAAGCTTGCCTCTTTCCAGCCAGTCACACGCTCCTGGGAAGATGGTTACCAGCAAACGAACGTACTACCCTGGCTGGCGTTGTATACGgag GAGCACAAATGGGTACAATCATAGCCATGCCGGTATCAGGAGTTTTGGCAGAAACTGCAATGGGCTGGAAGTTAATCTTTTATGCTACGGGAGGATCTATGTTTGTCACTGCTGGACTCTGGTTCTGGTTTTCGGCCAGCTCTCCCGAAGAACATCCAATGATGTCTGAAGAAGagaaatattatattgaaatgGGGTTGAATATGAGTACGGCCTTTCACATG ggcAACCGCCCGACACCATGGAAAGAGATGCTTAAGACAGGGCCACTGTGGGCCATCACGGTCTCGCATATCGCCAACACCGTCGCTTTCGTGCTATTTTTCGTCGACTTGCCAACGTACTTGGAAATGGCCATGCAAATATCTCTGAAGAat AGTGCTCTGCTATCAGCGCTACCTTATTTCGGTATGTGGGTTGGCAGTATTGcctcttcaattatttgtgagAAGATATACAACAGAGGTTTACTTTCCATCGGCGCCTGTAGGAAGATATTCAATTCTTTAG GATTATTCGGGACGGGTGCGGGATTAATTGTCTTAGCTTTTATGGGGCCAGAACACAAGAATATAGCTATCGCCACTGTAGTTGCATTACTTACTATGTGTGGTTGCACTTCTGCCGGCTTCATG GTAAATCACTTGGACCTGTCTCCACACTTTGCCGGCGTGATGCTCTCTATAACCAACTTCGCCGGTAGTATCGGCAGTATACTAACGCCGGTTGGCACTAGTCTTATATTACGTAATGATTCG TCGGACATCTCAAGTTGGCGCATCGTATTTCTAGCAACCTCGGCCATTTGCGTCACTGCCAACATCATTTACCTGATATTCGGCAGTGGCGAGAGGCAGCCCTGGGATCGTCCTGATTGGGGAAACAGAAATAAATCAGATGCAG AAGAAATACGTCCGGTGTTGACTATGAAACATTTAAATGTTGAAGAACAGGAGAAGACTGCAGAACCATAG